CGAGGAACAGGGTCAACAGCACCGCGGCAAACAGCGGGTTCTCGAAGGTCAGAAAGCCCGCGATGACGTAGAGCACGCCGAGCAGCGCCCAGATCAGGAACTTGCCCCAGCTCTTCATTTGGAACGCGCCAATGACTTCGGTCACGCCGGCCACGATCATCATCGCGCCGACCACGAGCACGCTCGCCACCGTCGCCATCACCACGCTGCCGAGTGCAATGAAGCCGGCAATGAGGTAGACGACGCCGAGCGCGACGATCCAGCCCCATTTCGGGCGCAACGCCGCGATTCCGGAGCCCAAGCCTAGACTGTGAGACATATCCGAAGCAGTTGTCATGACGGCCACTCCTACATGCGAACCCCCACGGCACACGTCAGGATAGCACGGGCCCAGCGGGGGCGACAGCCAGAAGACCAGCCATCGTCAGCGCCGCCATTGATTCAGGTCAAGACCGCAAAGCCCACCTCACGCGCGCGACCGCTCCATGTCGAGCTCGGCCTCCAGGCTGTCGAGATCGCGATAAATTGAAGCGACCGCCAGCACGCGGCCGCCTTTCCGGTACCGGAGCAGACAGTCCTTGCCCGGGATGCTGCCGTCGATCGTGATGTCATCCCAGCCTTCGGCGTGGCCGACATAGTTGATCGGGACGTCATAGTGCTGGCTCCAGAAGAACGGAACGGCGTCGTAGCGTTCGCGCCGGCCCAGCATGTTGCGCGCCGCGGCCTGCCCCTGCCGCTCGGCAACCACCCAGTGTTCGACACGGATGTTGGCTTGCGAATGCGGATCCGGCCAGCGCGCGATGTCGCCGGCCGCAAAGATGCCGGGCGCGCTGGTTTCGAGGTAAGCATCGACCATCACGCCGCGATCGATCGCAAGCCCAGCCCGCTCGGCCAGTTCGAGGCGTGGCTTGACGCCGATGCCGACCACCACGAGGTCCGCCTCGATCACGCCACCACTTTTCAGGTGCGCGCGGTGGCCGTCGAGCTTCTCCACGGTGTCCTTGAGGTGGAAACGAACGCCGTTCTCTTCATGAAGCGCGCGGACGAAATCGCCCATCTCGGCTCCGAGGATGCGCTCCATCGGCCGCTCCTCTGGTGCGACCACATGAAC
This genomic interval from Bradyrhizobium sp. CB82 contains the following:
- a CDS encoding HdeD family acid-resistance protein, encoding MTTASDMSHSLGLGSGIAALRPKWGWIVALGVVYLIAGFIALGSVVMATVASVLVVGAMMIVAGVTEVIGAFQMKSWGKFLIWALLGVLYVIAGFLTFENPLFAAVLLTLFLGASLIASGVVRLFLAFSMKRESPWIWVALSAVITLLLGLLILARWPVNSVYILGLFLGIDLIFAGTGWLSLGFSLRRST